A single window of Candidatus Methylomirabilota bacterium DNA harbors:
- a CDS encoding MotA/TolQ/ExbB proton channel family protein has product MSSISVIHLVLQAGPVAKGVLLILLFFSIASWAITFMKLRTLRAADRQSDAFLHVFKTSKNLSATYEEAKRYLGSPEAALFREGFRELSYHVKGNPHLGADPGGTAPSAPQGQSGEVLEGVGRTLRHASLKELSQMERHLIFLATTGSVTPFIGLFGTVWGIINAFVGIGAAGSANLGAVAPGIAEALIATAAGLAAAIPAVIGYNYFVNRIRGIGTRLDLFTMEFMGLAGRLAVGR; this is encoded by the coding sequence ATGAGTAGCATCAGTGTCATACATCTCGTCCTTCAAGCAGGGCCGGTGGCCAAGGGGGTCCTTCTCATCCTCTTGTTTTTCTCCATCGCGTCGTGGGCCATCACCTTCATGAAGCTCAGGACTCTTCGAGCCGCCGACCGCCAATCGGACGCTTTCCTTCACGTGTTCAAGACGTCCAAAAATCTGAGTGCGACCTACGAAGAGGCCAAGCGGTATCTCGGTTCTCCGGAGGCGGCTCTCTTTCGCGAGGGGTTTCGGGAACTGAGTTATCACGTGAAGGGAAACCCGCACCTGGGCGCCGATCCCGGGGGAACAGCGCCATCCGCGCCTCAAGGACAGAGTGGTGAGGTCCTGGAAGGGGTCGGCCGGACGCTCAGGCATGCCAGCCTGAAGGAGCTCTCCCAGATGGAACGCCACCTCATCTTCCTGGCCACGACCGGAAGTGTGACGCCCTTTATCGGCCTCTTTGGAACGGTCTGGGGCATTATCAATGCCTTCGTCGGAATCGGGGCAGCGGGATCCGCCAATCTCGGGGCCGTCGCCCCAGGGATTGCCGAGGCCTTGATCGCCACCGCCGCGGGCCTGGCTGCGGCAATACCGGCGGTCATCGGCTATAACTACTTCGTGAATCGCATCCGCGGCATCGGGACCCGGTTGGATCTGTTTACCATGGAATTTATGGGCCTCGCGGGGCGTCTTGCAGTGGGACGATGA
- a CDS encoding polymer-forming cytoskeletal protein, protein MLRRTTAERYTSSESPHEGDSPVPTTLLTIAGNSAKIEGKFDITDSIQIECEIGGELKVGGKLVIGHKGSVRADVQTVDAIIHGEYEGNMVATGSVEITPTGRADGNLETNSLVISKGGFFNGNVAKLKKKSEGEEEKPLVHLVKDKHLVKQS, encoded by the coding sequence ATGCTCAGACGCACAACCGCCGAAAGATATACTTCTTCCGAATCTCCCCACGAGGGCGACTCCCCGGTGCCAACCACCCTCCTGACCATCGCGGGAAACTCCGCCAAGATCGAGGGAAAGTTCGACATCACCGACTCGATTCAGATCGAGTGCGAGATTGGCGGCGAGCTGAAGGTGGGCGGGAAACTCGTCATTGGCCACAAAGGCTCCGTCCGTGCCGACGTACAGACCGTAGACGCCATCATCCATGGGGAGTACGAGGGGAACATGGTGGCGACCGGGAGTGTTGAGATCACTCCCACAGGGCGGGCGGACGGCAACCTCGAGACGAATTCGCTGGTTATCTCCAAAGGCGGATTCTTCAACGGTAACGTGGCCAAGCTGAAAAAGAAGTCGGAAGGCGAGGAAGAAAAACCTCTGGTTCACCTGGTGAAAGACAAGCACCTGGTCAAGCAGAGCTAG
- the ybgF gene encoding tol-pal system protein YbgF, which translates to MSRYLNCSLLVGVALLTSACVVTQEEFRSLQHDVRGMRVELNAIAQKEGVSDGQEGWTSATDMVARLEELSVETRMIQGKLEENSHRLSEVSQRLDQTELKVARLRGEPVRPGGTSVAGQLAIPSTVPPPPGATARPGISTPSPTGQPLPPLGQGVTPLQHPAAASPGQQVMQGSMPSPEKVYRDGLSDYTKGNYDLAIQSFKTYLTFFPKTSLVPNAQYWLAESYYSKREFLRAIREFHKLVNKYPESPKVPSAMLKQGYAYLELGEPAQGQGVLRELVARFPRSREARLAQDRMERL; encoded by the coding sequence ATGTCGCGTTATCTTAATTGTTCCCTCCTCGTTGGCGTCGCCTTGCTCACCAGTGCATGCGTGGTGACTCAGGAAGAGTTCCGGAGTCTTCAGCACGATGTGCGAGGCATGCGAGTCGAACTGAACGCCATAGCCCAAAAGGAGGGCGTCAGCGATGGGCAGGAGGGGTGGACGTCCGCGACAGATATGGTGGCTCGCCTCGAGGAGCTGTCAGTCGAAACCCGGATGATTCAGGGCAAGCTCGAGGAGAACAGCCACCGCCTGTCGGAAGTGAGCCAGCGGCTGGATCAGACCGAGCTGAAAGTGGCCCGCCTGCGGGGAGAACCGGTGCGGCCTGGGGGCACCTCTGTGGCGGGTCAGCTCGCCATTCCGTCAACTGTTCCCCCACCGCCTGGGGCGACGGCTCGACCCGGCATCTCGACCCCGTCGCCGACCGGCCAGCCGCTGCCTCCCTTGGGCCAAGGCGTTACCCCGCTACAGCACCCTGCCGCTGCCAGTCCGGGCCAACAGGTCATGCAGGGGTCAATGCCCTCACCGGAGAAAGTGTACCGGGATGGCTTGAGTGATTACACCAAGGGGAACTATGACCTGGCCATCCAGAGCTTCAAAACTTATCTGACTTTCTTTCCCAAGACCAGCCTGGTCCCCAACGCTCAGTATTGGCTTGCCGAATCCTATTACAGTAAGCGGGAATTCCTGAGGGCGATCCGGGAATTTCATAAACTCGTCAATAAGTATCCTGAGAGCCCCAAGGTTCCAAGTGCGATGCTGAAGCAGGGCTATGCCTACCTGGAGCTCGGGGAACCTGCTCAAGGGCAAGGAGTCCTGAGGGAACTTGTGGCGAGGTTTCCGAGATCCAGAGAAGCTCGGCTGGCCCAGGACCGCATGGAACGTCTCTAA
- the bshC gene encoding bacillithiol biosynthesis cysteine-adding enzyme BshC — MIDRVRFDAIDVASLPRVNPIFRDYLKGAPALRDFYRWDPREPQEQLLQFLTSRSYPRDQLVAILTDQNRAWGAGNVLLESIARLRDPQAVMVVAGQQVGLFGGPLYTLYKALTAVTVARQVESQWRVPCLPLFWMDSEDTDFAEIDHLSLPDHQDQMALLRYTPTEGYGADLPATHGISTTIGDVFAALEQAVGSAQCQESVLKLLRDCYSPGTTLVHAFGRLLSTLLAERGLIVVDPSDPRLKGLARPLFQQETSTAPASAGLVQTAWEKLRGLGYRPQLRMRGQGPNFFYLDGGRHTIKGEDHGLATAGTRRWRNREELREFVEAAPEHFSPNVVLRPMMESFLFPVLVHVGGPHEIAYYAQLRGVFDHFEIPMPFLLPRGTFTLVEGRIERLLKKHDLTFSALQGDSERVVSRVLRGSLPKTFLAKQRRILQTILKNFEELGAMVSALDPTLTPRVGAAEGLVKKQMEEVERDLLRSFKRRNHEIQTQVLRVLAHLLPGGELQERVYGFIPYLCRHDLPLIDLIAASIDGPGWDHRLIYLGASR; from the coding sequence ATGATAGACAGGGTACGATTTGACGCCATAGACGTCGCTTCCCTCCCCCGTGTTAATCCTATCTTCAGGGATTATCTAAAAGGGGCGCCTGCACTCCGCGATTTTTATCGATGGGACCCTCGCGAGCCGCAGGAGCAGCTTCTTCAGTTTCTGACCAGCCGGAGCTACCCCCGCGATCAGCTTGTGGCTATCCTCACCGATCAGAACCGCGCGTGGGGAGCGGGGAATGTACTTCTGGAGAGCATCGCGCGCTTGCGCGACCCCCAGGCGGTGATGGTGGTGGCCGGTCAGCAGGTTGGACTCTTCGGAGGTCCTCTCTATACCCTCTACAAGGCTCTCACAGCAGTAACCGTGGCCCGCCAGGTGGAGTCGCAGTGGCGGGTCCCCTGTCTCCCTCTCTTCTGGATGGACTCGGAGGATACCGATTTCGCCGAGATCGACCACCTTTCATTGCCGGACCACCAGGACCAGATGGCGCTTCTCCGCTACACCCCGACCGAAGGTTATGGAGCTGATCTTCCCGCGACTCACGGAATCTCAACAACGATCGGAGATGTCTTCGCTGCTCTCGAGCAGGCCGTGGGCTCGGCTCAGTGTCAGGAAAGCGTGCTCAAACTGCTGCGAGACTGCTATAGCCCCGGGACAACCCTGGTCCACGCCTTTGGCCGACTCCTGAGCACTCTTCTCGCGGAGCGAGGGCTAATCGTCGTGGATCCGTCCGATCCCCGTCTCAAGGGCTTAGCGCGCCCCCTCTTCCAGCAGGAGACCAGCACGGCCCCGGCCTCGGCTGGGCTGGTTCAAACCGCCTGGGAGAAGCTTCGGGGCCTCGGATACCGTCCCCAGCTCCGGATGCGGGGGCAAGGCCCGAACTTCTTCTACCTGGACGGGGGACGGCATACCATCAAAGGGGAAGATCACGGATTGGCGACGGCCGGTACCCGGAGGTGGAGAAACCGAGAAGAATTACGGGAATTCGTGGAAGCGGCACCGGAACACTTCAGTCCGAATGTTGTCCTCCGCCCGATGATGGAAAGTTTTCTGTTTCCCGTGCTCGTCCATGTAGGCGGGCCTCACGAGATTGCGTACTACGCCCAGCTTCGGGGGGTCTTCGATCACTTCGAAATCCCGATGCCTTTCCTCCTCCCCCGGGGAACTTTCACCCTGGTGGAGGGACGAATCGAGCGACTCCTCAAGAAACATGACCTAACCTTTTCGGCCCTCCAGGGAGATTCCGAGAGGGTCGTGAGCCGTGTCCTTCGTGGCTCCTTGCCCAAGACCTTCCTGGCGAAGCAAAGGCGAATCCTCCAGACGATTCTGAAAAACTTCGAGGAGCTCGGGGCGATGGTTTCGGCTCTCGATCCCACGCTAACTCCCCGTGTTGGCGCAGCCGAGGGGTTGGTCAAGAAGCAGATGGAAGAGGTGGAGCGAGACCTCCTCCGCTCGTTCAAGCGGCGCAACCACGAGATACAAACCCAGGTTCTCCGGGTTCTGGCCCACTTGCTGCCCGGTGGAGAACTCCAGGAGCGGGTTTACGGATTTATCCCGTATCTCTGTCGTCACGACCTGCCCCTCATCGACCTGATTGCCGCAAGCATCGACGGACCGGGATGGGATCACCGACTCATCTATCTGGGGGCATCTCGCTGA
- the pal gene encoding peptidoglycan-associated lipoprotein Pal gives MVREARELHRKGVIASMVSWRGPLLGLVLLLPVALLLSGCPKKPEVQTAGLAAVAPEEVVVVEPVVEEEVVVVPEEVVVVETEEGPVTIQDVFFDYDKSVIRPDAREALDEDLRVLNENPGLRVVIEGHCDERGTNEYNLALGERRAKAVRGYLMAGGVDSDRISTISYGEERPFCLGHDETAWQCNRRGHFVVVE, from the coding sequence ATGGTGAGAGAGGCGAGGGAGCTGCACCGGAAAGGGGTAATTGCTTCGATGGTCAGCTGGCGGGGACCTCTGTTGGGTTTGGTCCTCCTCCTGCCCGTGGCACTGCTCTTGAGCGGGTGTCCCAAAAAGCCCGAGGTCCAGACAGCTGGTCTGGCAGCGGTCGCTCCGGAGGAGGTCGTGGTAGTCGAGCCGGTCGTGGAGGAGGAGGTCGTGGTGGTCCCGGAGGAGGTCGTCGTGGTCGAGACAGAGGAGGGCCCGGTCACGATCCAGGATGTCTTCTTTGACTATGACAAGTCCGTCATCCGGCCGGATGCCAGGGAGGCCCTGGACGAAGACCTTAGGGTACTCAATGAAAATCCCGGGTTGCGCGTCGTGATCGAGGGGCACTGCGACGAGCGGGGGACCAACGAGTATAATCTGGCGTTGGGGGAACGGCGGGCAAAGGCGGTTCGCGGCTACCTGATGGCCGGGGGTGTCGATAGCGACCGGATCTCGACGATCAGTTACGGCGAGGAGCGGCCCTTTTGCCTTGGGCATGACGAGACCGCATGGCAATGTAACCGTCGGGGCCACTTTGTCGTGGTTGAATAA
- a CDS encoding ExbD/TolR family protein: MSAQLPGSENRLGGALSEINVTPFVDVVLVLLIIFMITAPMMIRGIDVQVPRTETRNVNPEERLILTITKQKVVYLDDQQITLGRLQKVLTGLKKRNPQAAIFLRADEKVPYGVVIQVMDVVNKAGIDRLGMVTEPLLPSERRR; this comes from the coding sequence ATGAGCGCGCAACTCCCTGGATCAGAGAACCGGCTTGGCGGCGCGCTGTCGGAGATCAATGTTACGCCTTTCGTGGATGTGGTGTTGGTGCTCCTCATCATCTTCATGATCACCGCGCCCATGATGATCCGGGGCATTGATGTACAGGTCCCTCGGACCGAGACCAGGAACGTCAATCCCGAAGAGCGCCTGATCCTCACCATCACCAAGCAAAAGGTTGTCTATTTAGACGATCAGCAGATCACCCTGGGTCGGTTGCAAAAGGTCTTGACCGGCCTCAAGAAGCGGAATCCCCAGGCGGCGATTTTCTTGAGGGCTGACGAGAAGGTTCCCTATGGGGTGGTAATTCAGGTGATGGACGTGGTGAATAAGGCCGGGATCGACCGGCTGGGCATGGTGACCGAACCCCTGCTTCCTAGCGAGCGGAGGCGGTAG
- a CDS encoding DoxX family protein, whose translation MRRHFDSTIPSLALNLLRIITGFLLMPHGARKLLGMFGGVGGQPGATAPLFSLTGLAGVLEFFGGLAILLGLFTRPVAFVLSGLMAVAYFMAHAPKGFWPLLNRGELAAIYSFVFLFLAAAGGGELSIDGLLRKRKR comes from the coding sequence ATGCGCCGTCACTTCGACAGTACCATTCCGAGCCTCGCCCTCAACCTCCTTCGTATCATTACCGGCTTCCTGCTCATGCCGCATGGCGCGCGGAAGCTGCTCGGCATGTTTGGGGGGGTCGGCGGTCAACCTGGTGCAACGGCGCCGCTCTTCTCGCTCACGGGCCTTGCTGGCGTCCTGGAGTTTTTCGGTGGCCTGGCCATCCTCCTCGGACTTTTCACGCGTCCGGTCGCCTTTGTGCTTTCGGGCCTCATGGCGGTCGCGTACTTCATGGCGCACGCCCCCAAGGGATTCTGGCCTCTTCTGAATCGAGGTGAGCTCGCGGCCATATACTCTTTTGTGTTCCTCTTCCTCGCGGCGGCCGGCGGAGGGGAACTCAGTATCGACGGGCTGCTCCGCAAAAGAAAGCGATGA
- a CDS encoding polymer-forming cytoskeletal protein: MLWNSRKPAANQTGIMAFIGEGSEIEGKYSFTGTGTVLLNGKFHGEITTTDVLIIGEKAVANATIRAGSVVIWGEVVGNVLASDRVELKGEARVFGNI; encoded by the coding sequence ATGCTGTGGAATTCGCGTAAGCCCGCAGCCAATCAGACCGGGATCATGGCCTTCATCGGCGAGGGCTCCGAGATTGAGGGGAAGTACAGCTTCACCGGCACTGGAACTGTCCTGCTGAATGGCAAGTTCCATGGCGAGATCACGACCACGGATGTGCTCATCATCGGGGAGAAAGCCGTCGCCAACGCTACCATCCGGGCGGGGTCGGTGGTGATCTGGGGTGAGGTAGTGGGCAACGTCCTGGCCAGCGACCGCGTAGAGCTCAAGGGGGAGGCTCGAGTTTTCGGCAACATCG
- a CDS encoding TonB family protein — MNGEGKDFAVNVAFSLVLHFLVFAGVFLTPSLYRQRFHVPVAYEVKLVELPGARRATPSRKKAPPVKKVKSPKASTQVSPSTPPPKRKASRAKSQVRPAPPQAQALPGKRKVTRKSPQAPKPTPPPQIAQAAVPTVLPPSRSLGGPPGVVSESSVTTEKDDPSLSYYLTAIQAKVSSRWIEPSLTLNRGQVESVTLGFTVLRSGLVRGIHVLGPSKSVFLDQSALRAVQEAVPLPPFPPLFPEETLLVRFHFEMRGE, encoded by the coding sequence ATGAACGGGGAGGGGAAAGATTTTGCCGTTAATGTGGCCTTTTCCCTGGTGCTCCACTTTTTGGTCTTTGCCGGGGTCTTTCTTACTCCGTCCCTTTACAGACAACGGTTTCACGTGCCAGTGGCATACGAAGTAAAGTTGGTGGAGCTTCCGGGGGCTCGAAGGGCGACGCCATCCCGCAAGAAGGCGCCGCCTGTGAAGAAGGTGAAGTCCCCGAAGGCTTCGACTCAGGTTAGCCCATCCACCCCACCCCCGAAGAGGAAGGCGTCCAGGGCCAAATCGCAGGTCCGACCGGCTCCTCCGCAGGCGCAGGCGCTGCCCGGGAAGCGGAAGGTGACACGGAAGTCGCCTCAAGCTCCTAAACCCACCCCACCCCCACAGATCGCCCAGGCCGCAGTTCCGACCGTTCTGCCACCCTCCCGGAGCCTAGGAGGACCCCCAGGGGTTGTTTCAGAGAGCAGCGTAACCACCGAGAAGGATGATCCCTCTTTGAGCTACTATCTGACAGCGATCCAGGCGAAGGTGAGCAGCCGGTGGATCGAGCCCTCCTTGACTCTTAATCGAGGTCAGGTGGAGAGCGTGACGCTGGGCTTCACGGTATTGCGCTCGGGCCTGGTCCGCGGTATCCATGTCTTGGGCCCTTCGAAGAGTGTCTTCTTGGACCAATCTGCCCTGCGAGCGGTCCAGGAGGCAGTTCCCCTTCCTCCCTTCCCCCCCCTCTTTCCGGAGGAGACGCTCCTGGTGCGGTTCCATTTTGAGATGCGAGGAGAGTGA
- the tolB gene encoding Tol-Pal system beta propeller repeat protein TolB: MKALRRSFLVFLVLVGGLPPVSGWTQVDITVTRTVIQRIPVAVVGLAPFHLESGGADLAAQASSILMDDLEFSLIFEVLPPSFLPFEAREVQLGTEEEVLPPLNKLKVQAMVAAELTMRGNDLILEGRVYNVARGTFLGGKRYFGDVKALRTMVHRLADEVVLRLTGERGIAATRIAYASKTKRATELYLMDYDGRNSVLVTGNRSINLSPRFSPDGRLLAYTSYRDGNPDLYLLNLETGRRDKVSALPGLNISPAWSPDGRWLALSLSKDGGTNLYLMRRMGGGLLRLTNGIGISVSASFSPNGRQIAFTSDRGGSPQIYVIDIEGTNLHRLSFKGNYNASPKWSPRGDKIAFISDRGGGGFQIYLMSPDGSGVQQMTTLGSNEDPAWSPDGRHLAFMSTRGGKKDIYLMHADGSGQRRLTRNGFINFAPDWSP, encoded by the coding sequence GTGAAAGCCCTCCGACGGAGCTTCCTGGTCTTTCTCGTCCTGGTGGGCGGACTGCCGCCCGTTAGCGGGTGGACCCAGGTGGATATCACGGTCACGCGGACGGTGATCCAGCGCATCCCCGTTGCCGTGGTCGGACTGGCCCCTTTCCACTTGGAATCGGGCGGGGCAGATCTGGCGGCCCAGGCGAGCTCAATCCTGATGGATGACCTGGAGTTCTCATTGATCTTCGAGGTCTTGCCGCCTTCCTTTCTCCCGTTCGAAGCCCGGGAGGTCCAGTTGGGCACAGAGGAAGAGGTCTTGCCGCCCTTGAATAAACTGAAGGTCCAGGCTATGGTGGCCGCAGAGCTCACGATGCGGGGGAATGATCTGATCCTGGAGGGACGTGTATATAATGTTGCCCGAGGAACGTTTCTGGGAGGGAAGCGGTACTTCGGGGATGTCAAGGCCCTCAGGACCATGGTCCACCGATTGGCCGATGAGGTGGTCCTCCGGCTCACCGGCGAGCGAGGAATCGCCGCGACGCGGATCGCCTATGCCAGTAAGACGAAGCGTGCCACCGAACTCTACCTCATGGATTACGATGGTCGCAATTCTGTCCTGGTTACGGGGAACCGGTCCATCAACCTCTCACCCCGCTTCTCCCCCGATGGGAGGCTGCTGGCTTATACGTCCTATCGTGATGGCAATCCCGATCTGTATCTCCTCAACCTCGAGACCGGACGGCGGGACAAGGTGTCAGCTTTGCCCGGGCTGAACATTTCCCCCGCCTGGTCTCCAGACGGCAGGTGGCTGGCCCTATCTCTGAGCAAGGATGGGGGGACGAACCTATATCTGATGCGGCGGATGGGGGGGGGATTGCTGCGCCTCACTAACGGCATCGGGATTTCAGTCTCCGCCTCCTTTTCTCCTAACGGTCGACAGATTGCATTTACCTCGGACCGGGGCGGTTCTCCCCAGATCTATGTGATTGATATCGAGGGAACGAATCTCCACCGTCTGAGTTTTAAGGGAAACTATAATGCCTCCCCCAAGTGGTCCCCCCGGGGTGATAAGATTGCCTTTATCTCTGACCGGGGAGGCGGCGGGTTTCAGATCTACCTCATGAGCCCTGACGGGTCCGGGGTTCAGCAGATGACCACCTTGGGTTCCAATGAAGATCCCGCTTGGTCGCCTGACGGTCGTCATCTGGCCTTTATGTCAACCCGTGGTGGGAAGAAGGATATCTATTTGATGCATGCCGATGGATCGGGACAGAGACGGCTGACCCGGAATGGCTTCATCAATTTTGCTCCGGATTGGTCTCCCTGA
- the bshA gene encoding N-acetyl-alpha-D-glucosaminyl L-malate synthase BshA — protein MKIGITCYPTYGGSGAIAAELGIHLSQRGHEVHFVSYALPFRLPTFQQNIFFHQVETMSYPLFEHSPYTITLAAKMVDVTQAEGLDLLHVHYAIPHAVSAFLARETLGGRVKVLTTLHGTDITLVGTDPSLHSITRFAIEMSDQVTAVSSYLELRTRQTFQPNRPIRVIPNFLDSARFRPGREAEARHCFARPGERILLHLSNFRPVKRVTDVIRIFAAVRQEIPGKLLMVGDGVERTTAQHLVRELNIEKHVVFLSRQEDIPGLMKLADLFLLPSELESFGLAALEAMSCGVPVIASRVGGLPEVVEDGVSGILYPVGDVEGMAQGAIQVLADEALHDRMAQAARQRVLDHFDADQVVPQYEALYEELLEH, from the coding sequence ATGAAGATCGGCATCACCTGCTATCCCACCTACGGCGGAAGCGGAGCCATTGCCGCAGAGCTCGGGATCCATCTCAGCCAACGGGGACACGAGGTTCACTTTGTTAGCTACGCTCTCCCCTTCCGCCTCCCCACCTTCCAGCAAAACATCTTCTTTCATCAGGTAGAGACAATGTCCTACCCTCTCTTCGAGCACTCCCCGTACACCATCACCTTGGCGGCCAAGATGGTAGACGTCACGCAGGCAGAAGGGTTGGATCTGCTCCACGTCCACTATGCGATCCCCCACGCCGTCTCGGCCTTCTTGGCCCGGGAGACACTGGGGGGCCGAGTGAAGGTGCTCACTACCCTGCACGGGACAGACATCACCCTGGTGGGTACTGATCCCTCACTTCACTCGATCACCCGATTCGCCATCGAAATGAGCGACCAGGTCACCGCCGTCTCTTCCTACCTGGAATTGAGGACCCGCCAGACCTTCCAGCCCAACCGGCCCATTCGCGTCATCCCGAACTTTCTAGATAGCGCCAGGTTTCGTCCAGGGCGAGAAGCGGAGGCCCGTCACTGCTTCGCTCGCCCGGGGGAACGGATTCTGCTGCATCTCAGCAACTTCCGCCCGGTCAAGCGAGTCACCGACGTCATCCGGATCTTTGCAGCTGTCCGGCAAGAGATCCCGGGGAAGCTCCTCATGGTAGGGGATGGGGTCGAGCGGACCACGGCCCAGCACCTAGTCCGAGAGCTGAACATCGAGAAGCATGTGGTCTTTCTGAGCCGCCAAGAGGACATTCCGGGCCTCATGAAGCTCGCTGATCTTTTTCTGCTCCCGAGTGAACTGGAGTCTTTTGGGTTGGCGGCCCTGGAGGCTATGAGCTGCGGGGTGCCGGTGATCGCCAGCCGGGTTGGTGGCCTGCCGGAGGTGGTCGAGGATGGAGTGAGCGGAATCCTTTATCCCGTGGGGGATGTAGAAGGGATGGCCCAGGGTGCCATCCAGGTCCTCGCGGACGAAGCGTTACACGACCGGATGGCACAGGCAGCCCGCCAGCGAGTCCTGGATCACTTTGACGCTGACCAAGTCGTCCCTCAGTACGAGGCCCTCTACGAGGAGCTTCTCGAGCACTGA